DNA sequence from the Kineococcus endophyticus genome:
GTCACGACCGTGAGGTCCGGCACCGCCCGCAGCTGCCCGGCGACCGCGACGGTCGTCGTGCCGGCCGACAGGGCCACGGACGCGCCCGCGTCGGCGAGGCGGACGGCCGCGCGGGCCACGGCCTCCTTGGCCGCGGTGCGCAGCGTCGACTTGGCGGCGAAGCCGGGCTCCTCGCTGGTGCGGCCGACCGCGGCGGCGCCGCCGTGGACGCGGGCCACGAGGCCCTGGCGGGAGAGCTCGCCGATGTCGCGGCGCAGCGTCATCTCGGACACGCCGAGGCGGTCGACGAGGTCGGCGATGCGCACGCCTCCGTGCGCGCGGACGGCGTCGAGGATCACCTCCTGCCGCTGGTGGGCCAGCACCCGTCGAGCATGACCGCGCCCCGGCGCAGAGTCAACCAGAACCGAACAGAACCGCACAGGAGGCGGCGGGACGGAGCACGCCGGACGGCTGGCAGGATGGAGCCATGGCGGACGGGACGACCGGGACGACGACGGTGGGGACGCAGGGGACGGGTGCGGGGACGCGCCCGCGGCTGCTGTCCGGGATGCAGCCCACGTCCGGCTCCCTCCACCTCGGCAACTACCTCGGCGCGCTGACGCAGTGGGTCGCCCTGCAGGAGACGCACGACGCCTTCTACTGCGTCGTCGACCTGCACGCCCTCACGGTCTCCCCGGACCCGGCCGAGCTGCGCGAGCGCACCCGCTGGACCGCCGCGCAGTACATCGCCGCGGGCGTCGACCCCGAGCGCTCGACCCTCTTCGTGCAGAGCCACGTGCCCGCCCACGCCCAGCTCGCCTGGGTCCTGTCGTGCCTCACGGGCTTCGGCGAGGCCGGCCGCATGACGCAGTTCAAGGACAAGTCCGCCAAGCAGGGCTCGGACTCCACGACGGTCGGGCTCTTCACCTACCCCGTCCTCATGGCGGCGGACATCCTGCTCTACCAGGCCGCCGAGGTCCCGGTCGGTGAGGACCAGCGCCAGCACCTGGAGCTGACGCGCAACCTCGCGCAGCGCTTCAACTCCCGCTTCGGCGAGACGTTCGCCGTGCCCGAGCCCTTCATCCCGGAGGAGACGGCGAAGATCTACGACCTGCAGGACCCGACGGCCAAGATGAGCAAGTCCTCGTCCTCGCCGAACGGCCTCGTCGACGTCCTCGACGACCCGAAGGTGACGGCCAAGAAGATCCGGTCGGCCGTCACCGACACCGGCCGCGAGGTCCTCTTCGACCCCGTCGAGAAGGCCGGCGTCTCCAACCTGCTGTCCATCCACTCGGCGCTGTCGGGCCGCTCGATCGCGCAGCTCGAGGCCGACTTCGCCGGCCGCGGCTACGGGGACCTCAAGAAGGAGCTCGCCGAGGTCGTCACCGACGCGCTCGCGCCGGTCCGGACCCGCACCCTGGAGCTCATGGCCGACCCGGGCGCCCTCGACGAGCTCATCGCGCGCGGGGCCGACCGCGCCAACGAGGTCGCCGAGCAGACGCTGGCCACCGTCCACGAGCGCGTGGGTCTGGTGGCGCGGCCGGCGGGCGGACGCCGGTGAGCTCACCACGAGCGACGGCCGACCCGGACGGTCAGCCGCAGGTCATCGGGGTCTCCATCCCCGTGCCCGCCCCGCACGCGGCCGAGCTGACCGCCTGGCGGGAGGACTTCGGCGACCCGCTGGCGCGGTCCATCCCGCCGCACATCACGCTGCTGCCGCCGTTCCCGCTCGTCCCGGGCACCCTGGACGCGGCCCGGGACCACCTCGAGGCGACCGCGGCGGCCGGCACGCCCTTCGACGTGCACCTGCGGGGCACCGCGACCTTCCGCCCCGTCTCGCCCGTCGTCTTCGTCCAGCTGGCCCGCGGCATCTCCGAGTGCGAGCTGCTCCAGGCCGCCATCCGGACCGGTCCGCTGGCCGCCGAGATCAACTTCCCGTTCCACCCGCACGTCACGGTGGCCCACGACGTCGACGAGGCCGCGCTCGACCGCGCCGAGCTCGTGTTGCGCGACTGGGAGGCGACCTTCACCGTGAAGGGGTTCAGCCTCTACGAGCACGGCGCCGACGGCGTCTGGCGGCCACGGGAGGACTTCACCTTCCAGCAGTGAGGGGAGCCCCGGCCGTGAGCGGCGCCGTGGACCAGGCCAAGGACGCCGTGAGCAGAGTCCAGCGGTCCTTCCCGTACCGGACGTACCAGCGCTACGGCAACGCCCGGGGCAACGTGCTGGCCGGTGGCATCGCCTACTTCGCCTTCTTCTCGATCTTCCCGGCCCTCATCGCCGCGTTGACGATCGTCGGCTTCCTCATGCAGGGCGTTCCCGAGGTGCGGGACTGGGTCGTCCGCAACCTCGTCTCGGGCGTCAACGCCTACGTCCCGGACCTGCTGCACGCGGGGCAGAGGCCGTTCGGGCCGCAGGACCGGGCCAACGGCATCTACATCGACGACTACCTCACCGGCTCCACGCTGACCTGGGCCCTCGTCGTCTCCGTCGTGACGGGCCTGTTCACCGGGCTCGGCTGGATCGACGGCATGCGCCAGGGGGTGCGCGCCGTCTTCGGCGAGGACGCCGGCGGCGGGAACTTCGCGGTCGTCAAGCTGCGCGACCTCGGGGGCATGGCCGTCATCGGCTTCGGCGTCCTGCTCTCGGTCGTCTCCGTCGTCGCCACCAACGCCGCGGGCGGGTTCCTGCTGGACCTGCTGGGCTTCGACCCGTCGACGTGGTCGAAGGTGCTGCTGGCCGTCCTGGGCTTCGCCGTCTCCTTCGTCATCGACACCCTGACGTTCCTCGTCGTGTTCCGCGTGCTGCCGGGGGCGGACGTCCCGCTCCGGGACCTGCTGCAGGGCGCGGCCTTCGGCGGGATCGGCATCGGGATCCTCAAGCAGTTCGGCGCGACCATCGCGGGCCGCAGCGCCGACGGCGGCGGGGCCTTCGTCGGGTCCGCGGTGACGCTCGTGGTCCTGCTCGTCCTCATGAACCTCATCGGGCGCCTCGTCCTGCTCGCGGCGTCCTGGGCGGCGCAACGGGCCGAGGACGCCGGGTCCCTGCGTCCCGACCTCATGGCGCAGGCGCGGCTGGCGGTCCCGCTCGGGCCGGAGGAACCCGAGACGCACGAGCGGCGGCTTCCGTTCGTGTCCGGGCTCGTGCTGGGCGCGGTGTCGGCGCTGGCCCTGGGGCGGGTCCGCCGGCGCTGACGCACAGGCGCGGGTGGGATGATCGTGCCCGTGGTGATCACGTGGTGATGTCGAAGCCGGTCAGCTGGTTCCTCGTCCTGTTCGGCGTGTGGAGCTGGTTCATCTGGCCCAACTTCCTGCGCAACATCTGGTCGGACCCGCGCTCGTTCGACGGTGGGCCGCAGCCGTTCTTCCTCGTCCACCTCGTCCTCGTCGTGGTGAGCCTCGCCTTCGGCACGGCCATCGCCGTCATCGGCATCCGGGGTCTGCGAGGATCGGGCCGCCGAACCCGCTGACCGACCCGCTGGAGCGACCGTGCCGAGCCAGAGCGCGCCGACCCTCGACTCCGTCGCCGCGCGCGCCGGGGTCTCGCGGGCGACGGCCGGGCGCGTCCTGTCGGGCTACGCGCGGGTCAGCGAGAACGCGCGGGAGGCGGTGCTCAAGGCGGCCGCGGAGCTGTCCTACGTGCCGAACCAGGCGGCGCGCTCGCTCGTCACGCGGCGCAGCGGCTCCGTGGCCCTCGTCGTGGTGGAGCCCGTCGAGCGGTTCTTCGCCGACTCCTACTTCCCGCTCGTGCTGAGCGGCGCCCAGGCCCAGCTCGCCGAGCGGGAGGTGCAGCTGGTCCTCGTCGTGCTCTCGACGCAACGCGAGCGGGAGCGCTTCGAGCGCTACGCCCGCGGCGGGCACGTGGACGGGGCGATCTTCGTCTCGGTCCACGGCGCGGACCCGCTGCCGCAGCACCTGCGCGAGGCCGGGCTCCCGGTCGTCCTCTCCGGCCGTCCCTACGACGAGGGCAGCTCCGTCCCGTTCGTCTCGGCCGACAACGTCGCAGGAGCGCGGACGGCGGCCGCGCACCTGCTCGAGCGGGGGTGCCGACGCGTCGTCACCGTCACCGGGCCGATGGACATGCGCGTGGGCCAGGAACGCCTCGAGGGGTTCCGCGCCGAGCTGCGCGCCCACCGGCAGCGCTGGAACGCCGCGCTCGCCGCACCCGGTGACTTCAGCGTCGACGGCGGCCGGGCGGCCACCGAGGCGCTGCTGGAGCGGTGGCCCGACCTCGACGGCGTGTTCGCCGCGAACGACCTCATGGCCGCCGGGGCCCTGCAGGCGCTGGCCGCGGCCGGGCGGTCCGTCCCGGGGGACGTGCGCGTCGTCGGGTTCGACGACGCTCCGCTCGCCGCCGCGGCGACCCCGCCGCTCACCACCGTCCGGCAGCCGGTGATCGCGATGGGCCGGGAACTCGCGCGGATGGTGCTCGCGCTCGTCGACGGACAGGAGTCCGTCCCCGACGTCGTGGCACCCACGGAACTGGTCCAGCGGGCCACGACCTGATCCGCCCGACCTGCAGCTTCCCCGGGCGTTGACACCCGGGGCCTCCTGGGTCCAGGCTGTGGGCATCCCTTGAGAGCGCTCTCACCGAGGAGAAGTCAGCTTGAGAGCGCTCTCACGGACCCTTCGATCACCGACGATCCGCCGCTCCGGCGGGGCCCGAGGAGTTCCCCATGCCCAGTGCTCGCCCCTCCCGCACCACCATCGTCGCGCTCGCCACCACGCTCGCCGGCGCCCTGCTCGTCACCTCGTGCAGCACCGCGTCCTCCGGGGGCGGACAGGCCAGCGCGGCCGACGGGAAGACGAACCTCACCGTCAGCCTCTTCGGCACCTTCGGCTACGAGGAGGCCGGGCTGTTCGACGAGTACGAGCAGCTCCACCCCGACGTGACCATCCAGTACGAGTCGACCCAGGGGGAGAACACCTACTGG
Encoded proteins:
- a CDS encoding LacI family DNA-binding transcriptional regulator, which translates into the protein MPSQSAPTLDSVAARAGVSRATAGRVLSGYARVSENAREAVLKAAAELSYVPNQAARSLVTRRSGSVALVVVEPVERFFADSYFPLVLSGAQAQLAEREVQLVLVVLSTQRERERFERYARGGHVDGAIFVSVHGADPLPQHLREAGLPVVLSGRPYDEGSSVPFVSADNVAGARTAAAHLLERGCRRVVTVTGPMDMRVGQERLEGFRAELRAHRQRWNAALAAPGDFSVDGGRAATEALLERWPDLDGVFAANDLMAAGALQALAAAGRSVPGDVRVVGFDDAPLAAAATPPLTTVRQPVIAMGRELARMVLALVDGQESVPDVVAPTELVQRATT
- a CDS encoding YihY/virulence factor BrkB family protein, encoding MSGAVDQAKDAVSRVQRSFPYRTYQRYGNARGNVLAGGIAYFAFFSIFPALIAALTIVGFLMQGVPEVRDWVVRNLVSGVNAYVPDLLHAGQRPFGPQDRANGIYIDDYLTGSTLTWALVVSVVTGLFTGLGWIDGMRQGVRAVFGEDAGGGNFAVVKLRDLGGMAVIGFGVLLSVVSVVATNAAGGFLLDLLGFDPSTWSKVLLAVLGFAVSFVIDTLTFLVVFRVLPGADVPLRDLLQGAAFGGIGIGILKQFGATIAGRSADGGGAFVGSAVTLVVLLVLMNLIGRLVLLAASWAAQRAEDAGSLRPDLMAQARLAVPLGPEEPETHERRLPFVSGLVLGAVSALALGRVRRR
- a CDS encoding 2'-5' RNA ligase family protein — encoded protein: MSSPRATADPDGQPQVIGVSIPVPAPHAAELTAWREDFGDPLARSIPPHITLLPPFPLVPGTLDAARDHLEATAAAGTPFDVHLRGTATFRPVSPVVFVQLARGISECELLQAAIRTGPLAAEINFPFHPHVTVAHDVDEAALDRAELVLRDWEATFTVKGFSLYEHGADGVWRPREDFTFQQ
- a CDS encoding SCO4848 family membrane protein, with amino-acid sequence MVMSKPVSWFLVLFGVWSWFIWPNFLRNIWSDPRSFDGGPQPFFLVHLVLVVVSLAFGTAIAVIGIRGLRGSGRRTR
- the trpS gene encoding tryptophan--tRNA ligase produces the protein MADGTTGTTTVGTQGTGAGTRPRLLSGMQPTSGSLHLGNYLGALTQWVALQETHDAFYCVVDLHALTVSPDPAELRERTRWTAAQYIAAGVDPERSTLFVQSHVPAHAQLAWVLSCLTGFGEAGRMTQFKDKSAKQGSDSTTVGLFTYPVLMAADILLYQAAEVPVGEDQRQHLELTRNLAQRFNSRFGETFAVPEPFIPEETAKIYDLQDPTAKMSKSSSSPNGLVDVLDDPKVTAKKIRSAVTDTGREVLFDPVEKAGVSNLLSIHSALSGRSIAQLEADFAGRGYGDLKKELAEVVTDALAPVRTRTLELMADPGALDELIARGADRANEVAEQTLATVHERVGLVARPAGGRR